A genomic region of Streptomyces rimosus contains the following coding sequences:
- a CDS encoding aminotransferase class V-fold PLP-dependent enzyme, translating into MTTMDVPATAALEELRDWHTAVRAQFPIITGAPHLAYLDNAATTQKPQAVLDAVLHYLTTGNANAGRGTYTWANRTTALVEETRQRIKEFLGDPAPERSGVHFVSGATAGLRAVARDWLAGHLADGDEIVVPLADHQANIVPWLEVRDLLARQGLRIRVRPMPYQAGSGDYDPEALAGLAGPRTRFVAVTHVHHVYGGDMNVHRIRRAVGPDVPICLDAAQSVGHIPVSLADLDVDFAVFSGHKALALPGSGAVWARNARGPVFEPGGWDGSPNTTGIRSLRAAFDWLDAVGTDRVERWTTALAARLTEGLRRLPAYEVLGCRRSLAADADVQRRQGIVTFRHHAIASGDLGFALFDHGFMVRSDSLCQGSGGERQHSVRVSLHAYNAPEEVDRLLDVLASCA; encoded by the coding sequence ATGACCACGATGGACGTCCCCGCCACCGCGGCCCTGGAGGAGCTGCGCGACTGGCACACCGCCGTCCGCGCCCAGTTCCCGATCATCACCGGTGCCCCGCATCTGGCCTACCTGGACAACGCCGCCACGACGCAGAAGCCGCAGGCGGTGCTGGACGCCGTGCTGCACTACCTCACCACCGGCAACGCCAACGCCGGGCGCGGCACGTACACCTGGGCCAACCGGACCACGGCGCTGGTCGAGGAGACCCGGCAGCGGATCAAGGAATTCCTCGGCGACCCGGCGCCGGAGCGCTCCGGGGTGCACTTCGTCAGCGGGGCGACGGCGGGGCTGCGGGCCGTCGCGCGGGACTGGCTGGCCGGTCATCTGGCGGACGGCGACGAGATCGTGGTCCCGCTCGCGGATCACCAGGCGAACATCGTCCCGTGGCTGGAGGTACGGGACCTGCTCGCGCGGCAGGGCCTGCGCATCCGGGTCCGCCCGATGCCGTACCAGGCCGGGTCCGGCGACTACGACCCGGAGGCGCTGGCCGGGCTGGCCGGGCCGCGGACCCGCTTCGTGGCGGTCACCCACGTCCACCATGTCTACGGCGGCGACATGAACGTCCACCGCATCCGCCGTGCGGTCGGTCCCGACGTGCCGATCTGCCTGGACGCGGCCCAGAGCGTCGGCCACATCCCCGTGTCGCTGGCGGACCTGGACGTGGACTTCGCCGTCTTCTCCGGGCACAAGGCCCTGGCGCTGCCCGGCTCCGGCGCCGTGTGGGCCCGTAACGCGCGGGGCCCGGTCTTCGAGCCGGGCGGGTGGGACGGCAGCCCGAACACCACCGGCATCCGCAGTCTGCGGGCCGCCTTCGACTGGCTGGACGCCGTCGGCACCGACCGCGTCGAGCGGTGGACCACCGCCCTGGCCGCCCGGCTGACCGAGGGCTTGCGCCGGCTGCCCGCGTACGAGGTGCTGGGGTGCCGGCGCAGCCTGGCGGCCGACGCGGACGTCCAGCGGCGCCAGGGCATCGTCACCTTCCGGCACCACGCCATCGCCTCGGGCGACCTGGGCTTCGCGCTGTTCGACCACGGCTTCATGGTCCGCTCGGACAGCCTGTGCCAGGGCAGCGGGGGCGAGCGGCAGCACTCGGTCCGGGTGAGCCTGCACGCCTACAACGCGCCGGAGGAGGTCGACCGGCTGCTGGACGTCCTGGCGTCGTGTGCCTGA
- a CDS encoding APC family permease has translation MSERQVTGEVDGAGAPVVLAQERRLRRDLGFWGLTAIGFSNIVGSGWLFAALYAAQTAGPASLLSWIGAGLLCALVALVMVELGASRPEGGGTVRWPLFANGRLVGTLVGWSVLLSVGGTAAEISAIMQYAAHYVPGLYSGHTLTLAGVGVAAALSVVLTALNWYAVRMFARLNNLITVFKIAVPVITVIALIASGWHEGRLTDHGGFAPYGYAACLTALAGGGIVYSVNGFQAPLDFSGEARNPRKTIPAAVLTGIALAVAMYLALQVAFLFTVPENLLGGGWKGVSFESPFGQLALILNLHWLSSLLYADAVISPGGSAYVGVAINARHTYALAKNRTLPRFFMAVNERFGVPRRALVLNLAVIVIFLLPFGGWQDIVSVMGNMYLLIYGASAVAAAVFLADPGSRTSGWVPGLRWIAPVSFVVASEFVYWSGWHNLRLALPLVLAGLLIFLAMRRSGDGAADAVGDRDGAGRRLPLLAELRTGAWLVAYLAVLPLLSWLGSFEGSGLLPAPYDSLIVAAFALAVFFWAVRSGVRHLAESRTAAV, from the coding sequence GTGTCGGAACGTCAGGTGACGGGTGAGGTCGACGGGGCCGGTGCGCCAGTGGTGCTGGCGCAAGAGCGCCGGTTGCGCCGCGACCTGGGGTTCTGGGGGCTCACCGCGATCGGGTTCTCCAACATCGTCGGGTCCGGCTGGCTGTTCGCCGCCCTGTACGCGGCGCAGACGGCGGGCCCCGCCTCGCTGCTGTCCTGGATCGGCGCGGGGCTGCTGTGCGCGCTGGTCGCCCTGGTCATGGTGGAGCTGGGCGCGTCGCGGCCCGAGGGCGGCGGCACGGTCCGCTGGCCGCTGTTCGCCAACGGACGGCTGGTCGGCACACTGGTGGGCTGGTCGGTGCTGCTCTCGGTGGGCGGCACCGCGGCCGAGATCAGCGCGATCATGCAGTACGCCGCGCACTATGTGCCGGGCCTCTACAGCGGCCACACCCTGACCCTGGCCGGGGTCGGTGTCGCCGCCGCGCTCAGTGTGGTCCTGACGGCGCTGAACTGGTACGCGGTGCGGATGTTCGCGCGGCTGAACAACCTGATCACGGTGTTCAAGATCGCGGTCCCGGTGATCACCGTGATCGCGCTCATCGCCTCCGGCTGGCACGAAGGGCGCCTGACCGACCACGGCGGCTTCGCCCCGTATGGTTACGCCGCCTGCCTGACCGCGCTGGCCGGCGGTGGCATCGTCTACTCGGTCAACGGGTTCCAGGCGCCGCTGGACTTCTCGGGCGAGGCCCGCAACCCCCGTAAGACGATCCCCGCGGCCGTCCTGACCGGCATCGCCCTGGCGGTCGCCATGTATCTCGCCCTCCAGGTGGCGTTCCTCTTCACCGTCCCCGAGAACCTGCTCGGCGGCGGCTGGAAGGGCGTGTCCTTCGAGTCCCCCTTCGGGCAGCTGGCGCTGATCCTCAACCTGCACTGGCTGTCCAGCCTGCTGTACGCGGACGCGGTGATCTCCCCCGGCGGCTCCGCGTACGTGGGTGTGGCGATCAACGCCCGGCACACCTACGCGCTCGCGAAGAACCGCACCCTGCCCCGCTTCTTCATGGCGGTCAACGAGCGGTTCGGTGTGCCGCGCCGGGCGCTGGTGCTCAACCTCGCGGTGATCGTGATCTTCCTGCTGCCGTTCGGGGGCTGGCAGGACATCGTCAGCGTGATGGGCAACATGTATCTGCTGATCTACGGGGCGTCCGCGGTCGCCGCGGCGGTCTTCCTCGCCGACCCCGGGAGCAGAACGTCGGGCTGGGTGCCGGGCCTGCGCTGGATCGCGCCGGTGAGTTTCGTGGTGGCCAGCGAGTTCGTGTACTGGTCGGGCTGGCACAACCTGCGGCTGGCGCTGCCGCTGGTCCTCGCCGGGCTGCTGATCTTCCTGGCGATGCGGCGCTCCGGTGACGGCGCGGCGGACGCCGTGGGCGACCGGGACGGCGCCGGGCGGCGGCTGCCCCTGCTCGCCGAACTGCGCACCGGTGCCTGGCTGGTGGCGTACCTGGCGGTGCTGCCCCTGCTGTCCTGGCTGGGCAGCTTCGAGGGCTCCGGTCTGCTGCCCGCTCCGTACGACTCGCTGATCGTGGCGGCCTTCGCGCTCGCGGTCTTCTTCTGGGCCGTACGGTCCGGCGTCCGGCACCTGGCGGAGTCCCGGACCGCCGCCGTGTGA
- a CDS encoding pyridoxal-phosphate dependent enzyme, with protein sequence MRFERITDAIGNTPLVRIDPSVHGLRTIDLYAKLEMLNPFGSVKDRAAWNMARPGLATAADEGRTVVELSSGNTAKALAVLAGMHGVPFKTVTNRMRIPEVKDLLLLLGAEVEELPGQTECLDPTNTDDPLTQFHQALTAPGGAYLYTDQYYNDRNTQAHVEGTGPEIVKDLDGRAPDWFIACVGTAGSSTGVARVLREHDPRVGVVGLVSHKADFVPGIRTIDEVQEVGLFDPGTYDTIASVTADEALDGMLTLARRCGILAGPTSGAAYFGAVRHLRELDAAPVPDPDPDRPAERRTAVFIVCDRIESYLGYVRQRRPELLGRPPQPNSPATLTDAEVRAAPDIGVEDAVRWLDRDRPLVVDLRSPFAYAALHIAGSVNIVDELFGELVRGGLPFSKSSPVLLACPVGEQSARYAALLTRMGHPDVRSLRGGIIAWRDAGAPLVRE encoded by the coding sequence ATGAGGTTCGAGCGCATCACCGACGCCATCGGCAACACCCCGCTCGTACGCATCGATCCGTCCGTCCACGGCCTGCGCACCATCGATCTGTACGCGAAACTGGAGATGCTCAACCCGTTCGGTTCGGTCAAGGACCGGGCGGCCTGGAACATGGCGCGGCCGGGCCTGGCCACGGCCGCCGACGAGGGCCGTACCGTCGTCGAGCTGTCCAGCGGCAACACGGCCAAGGCGCTGGCCGTGCTCGCCGGGATGCACGGGGTGCCCTTCAAGACCGTCACGAACCGCATGCGCATCCCGGAGGTCAAGGACCTCCTCCTGCTGCTGGGCGCGGAGGTCGAGGAGCTGCCGGGGCAGACCGAATGCCTCGACCCGACCAACACCGACGACCCGCTCACTCAGTTCCACCAGGCGCTCACCGCGCCGGGCGGCGCCTACCTGTACACCGACCAGTACTACAACGACCGCAACACGCAGGCGCACGTGGAGGGCACCGGGCCGGAGATCGTCAAGGACCTGGACGGCCGGGCCCCGGACTGGTTCATCGCCTGTGTGGGCACGGCCGGCTCGTCCACCGGGGTCGCCCGGGTGCTGCGCGAACACGATCCGCGGGTGGGCGTGGTCGGGCTGGTGTCGCACAAGGCGGACTTCGTGCCCGGCATCCGCACCATCGACGAGGTGCAGGAGGTCGGCCTGTTCGACCCGGGCACCTACGACACCATCGCGTCCGTCACCGCCGACGAGGCGCTCGACGGCATGCTGACGCTGGCCCGGCGGTGCGGCATCCTGGCCGGTCCGACCAGCGGGGCCGCGTACTTCGGCGCCGTACGGCATCTGCGCGAGCTGGATGCCGCACCGGTGCCCGATCCGGACCCGGACCGGCCGGCGGAGCGCCGGACCGCCGTGTTCATCGTGTGCGACCGCATCGAAAGCTATCTCGGTTACGTACGCCAGCGCCGTCCCGAGCTGCTGGGCCGGCCGCCGCAGCCGAACTCCCCCGCCACGCTGACCGACGCCGAGGTGCGCGCGGCGCCGGACATCGGCGTCGAGGACGCCGTGCGATGGCTCGACCGGGACCGGCCGCTCGTCGTGGACCTGCGGAGCCCGTTCGCCTACGCCGCGCTGCACATCGCCGGGTCCGTCAACATCGTCGACGAGCTCTTCGGCGAACTGGTCCGCGGCGGGCTGCCGTTCAGCAAGAGCAGCCCGGTCCTGCTGGCCTGTCCGGTCGGCGAGCAGTCCGCCCGGTACGCCGCGCTGCTCACCCGGATGGGCCATCCGGACGTGCGCAGCCTGCGCGGCGGGATCATCGCCTGGCGCGACGCGGGCGCTCCGCTGGTACGGGAGTGA
- a CDS encoding type III PLP-dependent enzyme domain-containing protein: MDVPLYLEPRLESRLASLLRARTFLHMLAGGLGSPLNVVLPDRIAENLAAFRAVYRRHHLGGVIHFAHKANRSSALVRRLAATDAGMDVASLGELQHALGSGFAPDRILATGPKNTEFLWLAARSGTAVHIDSPGELDALAALVRDHGLPRVRILLRLSGFRAPGVRLLTRQSRFGTAEGDLDGLLKSVERHGDAVELTGVGYHLDTTSPAEKAVALEGCVKALDTCRARGFTPRAVDIGGGFGTDYLADGGQWQRYTTELTNAALGTRPPMTWRRHTYGLRNENGTLRGALALYPAHRPTAGAQYLDALLSLPAPSLGRPLATLLLENLYELHTEPGRALVDQCGVTLARVLEVRRTQATEGEPASCDRASLDHLLVRLDANADDIGLEEHGVLVDPVLVPRDARPGPDSGPVAVYLAGNLCLEADMITRRAVHLPAAPRPGDLLAFANTAGYCMDFSADEAQQQPVARKVAVWQEGAADGPGQEDAPWHWCLDEQYWPHLSRRTKGTA; this comes from the coding sequence ATGGACGTTCCCTTGTACCTGGAACCGCGGTTGGAGTCCCGGCTGGCTTCCCTGCTGCGCGCAAGGACGTTTCTCCATATGCTCGCCGGCGGGCTCGGGTCGCCGCTGAACGTGGTGTTACCGGACCGGATCGCCGAGAACCTCGCCGCCTTTCGGGCCGTCTACCGCCGCCACCACCTCGGCGGCGTCATCCACTTCGCGCACAAGGCGAACCGGTCCAGCGCCCTGGTGCGGCGGCTCGCCGCCACCGACGCGGGGATGGACGTGGCGTCGCTCGGCGAGCTCCAGCACGCGCTGGGGTCCGGGTTCGCACCGGACCGCATCCTGGCGACCGGGCCGAAGAACACGGAATTCCTGTGGCTGGCGGCCCGCTCCGGCACCGCCGTCCACATCGACAGCCCGGGGGAACTGGACGCGCTCGCCGCGCTCGTACGGGACCACGGCCTCCCCCGCGTCCGCATCCTGCTGCGGCTCTCCGGCTTCCGTGCCCCCGGCGTCAGGCTGCTCACCCGGCAGAGCCGCTTCGGTACGGCCGAAGGCGACCTGGACGGCCTGCTCAAGTCGGTCGAACGGCACGGTGACGCGGTGGAGCTGACCGGGGTGGGCTACCACCTCGACACCACCAGCCCGGCCGAGAAGGCGGTCGCCCTCGAAGGGTGCGTCAAGGCCCTGGACACCTGCCGCGCCCGGGGCTTCACGCCGCGTGCCGTGGACATCGGCGGCGGCTTCGGCACGGATTACCTCGCCGACGGCGGGCAGTGGCAGCGCTACACCACCGAGCTGACCAACGCCGCGCTGGGCACCCGCCCGCCCATGACCTGGCGCCGCCACACCTACGGCCTGCGCAACGAGAACGGCACCCTGCGCGGTGCCCTGGCCCTGTACCCGGCCCACCGCCCGACCGCCGGCGCCCAGTACCTCGACGCCCTCCTGTCGCTCCCCGCCCCCTCGCTGGGCCGCCCGCTGGCCACCCTGCTGCTGGAGAACCTGTACGAGCTGCACACCGAGCCGGGCCGGGCGCTGGTGGACCAGTGCGGGGTCACCCTGGCGCGGGTGCTGGAGGTACGCCGTACACAAGCCACCGAGGGCGAGCCCGCTAGTTGCGACCGCGCGTCTCTCGACCACCTCCTCGTGCGTCTGGACGCGAACGCCGACGACATCGGGCTGGAGGAGCACGGCGTCCTCGTCGACCCCGTCCTCGTACCGCGCGACGCGCGGCCGGGCCCGGACAGCGGCCCCGTGGCGGTCTACCTCGCGGGCAACCTGTGCCTGGAGGCCGACATGATCACCCGGCGCGCGGTCCACCTGCCGGCCGCGCCGCGCCCCGGCGACCTGCTGGCGTTCGCCAACACCGCCGGATACTGCATGGACTTCAGCGCCGACGAGGCGCAGCAGCAGCCCGTCGCCCGCAAGGTCGCCGTATGGCAGGAGGGGGCGGCGGACGGACCCGGCCAGGAGGACGCGCCCTGGCACTGGTGCCTGGACGAGCAGTACTGGCCGCACCTATCACGCCGGACGAAAGGGACTGCATGA